In the bacterium genome, CCAGGGGCAGGAAGCGCCACCCGGGCAGGGCCGCCGTCGAGGGACGCTCGGCGCAGTGGCGCCGCCACGCGGCCGCGAAGGCGGCGGGGTCGGCGACCGGGCAGGCCGCCAGGCTCGGGGCCGGGACCACGGCCTTGGTCGCGGCCGCGTCGACGCCGCCGGCGATGAAATCCTCGACCAGGTCGACGACCGGACGCTCGGGCCGGCCGTCCAGCAGGGCGACCGCCGTGGCCGCACCGCGCCGGGCCAGGGCCCGCAGTTCGCGGACGGCGCGCAGGAGCTGCTCGCTGGCCGGGTCGCGCGGCAGGCGGATCCAGACGGTGGTGCCCCGCCCCGGCGTGCTGGCCAGGCGGATGCTGCCGCCGTGGGCTTCGACCAGCCCCCGCGTGATGTGCAGGCCCAGGCCCGAGCCGTCGCGGGCCGGGCCGGCGTGCCGACGGCCGCGGTACCAGGGCTCGAAGACCCGCTCGACCTCGGCCGGCGTCATGCCCACCCCGCTGTCCTCGACCACCAGGTTCCAGGTGTGCAGGGGCAGGAAGAGGTCTTCGGCCAACCGCCAGGCCAGCCCGTCGTCGGGGCGCGGATGGGGCTGGACCCACACCCGCACCAGGCCCCCGGCCGGCGTGTACTTGAGGGAGTTGCCCACCACGTTGGCCACGATGCGGGTGATGCGGTCAGGGTCGGCGTGGGCCCGCAGGCGTTCGGGCAGCCCGGTCGCGTCCAGCTCGAGGCCGGCGTTGCGGGCCGCGGGTCCGTGCAGGGCCACCGCCTCGCGCAGCACCGGACCGAGGTCGATCTCGCGCGTCTGCAGCGCCGGGGCCTCGCCCCCGCTCCGCGACACATCCAGCAGATCGTTGACGAGCCGCTCGAGGCGGTCGACGTTCCGCAGCGTCAGGTCGAGGAAGCGCTGCTGGTCGGCGGTGACGTCGCCGGCGTCGCCCCCCAGGACCAGCCGCAGGCTGCTCTTCATGGAGGCCAGCGGCGTGCGCAGTTCGTGGCTGAGGGTGCTGACGGTCTCGACCAGGTCGGCGCGGGCGCCGCCGGTCTCGCCCACCGGGCGCACCGCCACCAGGCGTTCGCCCGTGTCGGGGCAGGCGGGCCCGAGACGCACCTCGACGCTCAGGGTGTCGCTGCAGCCGGAGAGGATCTCCTTCTCGCGCCCGGCCACGAGCTGCCGCGTCACCGCCGCGGCGAGCCAGCACTCGTTGGCGTGGTCCGAGCCCCCCACGACCTCGCGCAGCAGGGCGCGCCCCAGCCCGTTCAGGGCCAGGACCTCCCCGTCCCGCAGGCGGGCCAGGCCCACCGGCACCGCCTGCAGCCCCTCGGCCGGATCGGCGGCCACGGCTGCGCCGGCGGCGTCGGAACCGGCCCCACTCCGGTCGGTGGCCGGGAAGATTTTCCGGAAGAGCTCTGGCATAATTTTCCTGCGCTCCGGCGGCGAGATGTCGTCCTGGCAGGACATCGCGTTGTCCGCCAGCGAGTTGAGCGGGATGCGGCCTCATTGCCGCCCCACCCGTCAGGCCGGATTTTGCAAGCGATATGCCATTGGCGGGGGAATTCAGGCGCCGGCGAGGCGTCCGGCCAGGAAGCGTCCGGTGGGGGAATCGGCCACGGCGGCGACCTCCTCCGGGGTGCCCTGGGCCACGACGCGGCCGCCGTGGCGACCGCCCCCGGGCCCGAGGTCGATGATCCAGTCGGCCTGGGCGATGAGGTCGAGGTTGTGCTCGATGACGAGCACCGAGTGCTTCTGCTCGACCAGTTCGTGCAGCACGGCCACCAGGGCGCGGACGTCCTCGGCGTGCAGGCCGGTGGTGGGTTCGTCGAGCAGGTAGAGGTTGTGCTTGCCCGAGGGCATGGCCAGTTCGCGGGCCACCTTCAGGCGCTGGCTCTCGCCGCCCGACAAGGTCGGGGCCGGCTGGCCGAGGGTGAGGTAGCTGAGGCCCACCTTCTTCAGCAGCCACAGGCGCTGGCTGACCGCGGGCACGTCGCCGAAGAACTTCAGGGCCTCGTCGATGGTCAGGTCGAGCACCTGGGCGATGTTGCGCCCCTTGTAGGTGATCTCCAGCGTGCTCTGGTTGAAGCGGCTGCCGCGGCAGTCCTCGCAGGGCACGGTGATGTCGGCCATGAACTGCATCTCGACGCGGTGGTAGCCCATGCCCTGGCAATTGCTGCAGCGACCGCCGGCGGTGTTGAAGCTGAAGCGTCCGGGCGTGTAGCCGCGGGCGATGGACTCCTTGGCCTGGGCGAAGAGCTCGCGGATGGGCGCGAGGATCTGCAGGTAGGTGGCCGGATTGGAGCGGCTCGTCTTGCCGATGGGGGTCTGGTCGACGCGCACCACCTTGCCCACGCCGTGGGCCCCCTGGATCGCGCTGAAGGGGAAGGCGCGGCCCGAGCCGCCCGCGGCCCGTGCCGTGAGGCCGTCGTGGAGGCAGCCGTTCATGAGGCTGCTCTTGCCCGAGCCCGAGATGCCCGTCAGGGCCACGAAGCGTTGCAGCGGGATCTTCACGTCGATCTCGCGCAGGTTGTGCAGGCGGGCGCCCTTGATCACCAGCGCCTGTGTGCCCGGCTTGCGGCGCGCCCGCGCCGGACGCCCCGCGACCTCGCCGCGCAGGTGGCGGGCCGTGACGCTGTCGCCGCCGGCGACCAGTTCGCGCAGCGGTCCCTGGTACACGATGTGGCCGCCGTTGGTGCCGGCACCGGGGCCCAGTTCGACGAAGTGCTCGGCCGCCTTCAGCACCGCGAGGTCGTGCTCGACCACCACCACGGTGTTGCCGCCGCGGACGAGGTCGTGCAGGGTCGCGATGAGGCGGTCGACGTCGCCGGCGTGCAGGCCGCAGGTGGGTTCGTCGAGCACGTACAGGGTGTCGACCAGGCGCGAGCCGAGGGCGTTGGCCAGGTGGATGCGCTGGGCCTCGCCGCCGCTGAGGGTGCGGGTGAGCCGGTCGAGGGTCAGGTAGCCGAGTCCCACGCGGTCCAGGAAGCGCAGGCGGTGCAGCACCTCGTCGCGCACCTCGCCGGCCATGGCCGCGGCGGCCTGCGAGAGCCGGATGCCCTCGGCCTTCTTCAGGGCGTCCTCGACCGAGAGCACGCCGAACTCGCCGAGGGTCATGCCCTGCAGGCGCACGGCGAGGGCCTCGCTGCGCAGGCGGCTGCCTCCGCACGCGCGGCACATGGCGTCGCCCATGAAGCGCCGCGTGAAGAAGCGGTGGTGCCCCTTCTTCATCTCCTTGCGCATCTTCTCGAGGTAGGGCATGACGCCGAGGTAGCTCTTGTCCTCCCCCTCGAGCACGAGCAGCTGCCGCGTGCGGCTCAGCTTGTGCCAGGGCACGTCGGTGGGGATCTTGTGGCGCGCGCAGAAGCGCAGCAGGCCGGTGAGCAGGCGCGAGAAGCTCTCGGTGCTCCACGGCTTGACGGCGCCCTCGCGGAGCGAAAGGTCGGGGTCGGGAATGACCTTGTCCTCGTCGAACTCGAGCTTGTTGCCGAAGCCGTTGCAGGCCGGACAGGCGCCCTCCGGGCTGTTGAACGAGAACAGGCGCGGGGTCGGCTCGGGGAAGACGCGGTTGCAGGCGTTGCAGCGCAGGTCGGCCGAGAACTCGTCGCGCCAGGCGAGGTCGCGATCGCGCAGCACCGTCAGCCCGCCGGACTGGCCCGAGGCCATCTCCACCGCCTCGATGAAGCGCGAGCGCACCTTGGCCCCCAGCTTGAGGCGGTCGACCACCACGTCGACGATGTCGCCCGGGTCGGGCAGGGGCCGGGCGGCGATGGCGTCGTCGTCGAGGCGCACGACCTCGCCGCGCAGCACCGCGCGCTGGAAACCCTGGGCCAGCAGCGGCTCCCACCAGCCGGTGGCCGCGGCGGCGCTGGAGATCTCCAGGGGCGTGCAGACCAGCACCAGGGTGCCGTCCGCGCGGGCCTTGCGCACGTCGCGCCAGATGGACTCCGGCGTGTCGCGCGTCACATCGACGTTGCAGTCGGGACAGACGACCTTGCCCGCCCGGGCCCACAGCACGCGCAGGTAGTCGTTGATCTCGGTGACGGTGCCCACGGTGCTGCGGCCGCTGGTGACGGCGTTGCGCTGCTCGATGGCGATGGCCGGGCTGATGCCGTCGATCCAGTCGACGTCGGGCTTGGGCAGACGGGCGAGGAACTGGCGCGCGTAGGTGGAGAGCGACTCGACGTAGCAGCGCTGTCCCTCGGCATAGAGCGTGTCGAAGACGAGGGACGACTTGCCCGAGCCCGAGAGGCCCGACACCGCCGTGAGCACGCCCCGGGGGAAGTCGACGTCGACGTTCTGCAGGTTGTGCTGGCGGGCGCCCTTGA is a window encoding:
- a CDS encoding HAMP domain-containing histidine kinase yields the protein MSCQDDISPPERRKIMPELFRKIFPATDRSGAGSDAAGAAVAADPAEGLQAVPVGLARLRDGEVLALNGLGRALLREVVGGSDHANECWLAAAVTRQLVAGREKEILSGCSDTLSVEVRLGPACPDTGERLVAVRPVGETGGARADLVETVSTLSHELRTPLASMKSSLRLVLGGDAGDVTADQQRFLDLTLRNVDRLERLVNDLLDVSRSGGEAPALQTREIDLGPVLREAVALHGPAARNAGLELDATGLPERLRAHADPDRITRIVANVVGNSLKYTPAGGLVRVWVQPHPRPDDGLAWRLAEDLFLPLHTWNLVVEDSGVGMTPAEVERVFEPWYRGRRHAGPARDGSGLGLHITRGLVEAHGGSIRLASTPGRGTTVWIRLPRDPASEQLLRAVRELRALARRGAATAVALLDGRPERPVVDLVEDFIAGGVDAAATKAVVPAPSLAACPVADPAAFAAAWRRHCAERPSTAALPGWRFLPLGPDAATRSQFPGIPADTMDRKRPVTGQGPGSLEA
- the uvrA gene encoding excinuclease ABC subunit UvrA, translated to MSEWIRVKGARQHNLQNVDVDFPRGVLTAVSGLSGSGKSSLVFDTLYAEGQRCYVESLSTYARQFLARLPKPDVDWIDGISPAIAIEQRNAVTSGRSTVGTVTEINDYLRVLWARAGKVVCPDCNVDVTRDTPESIWRDVRKARADGTLVLVCTPLEISSAAAATGWWEPLLAQGFQRAVLRGEVVRLDDDAIAARPLPDPGDIVDVVVDRLKLGAKVRSRFIEAVEMASGQSGGLTVLRDRDLAWRDEFSADLRCNACNRVFPEPTPRLFSFNSPEGACPACNGFGNKLEFDEDKVIPDPDLSLREGAVKPWSTESFSRLLTGLLRFCARHKIPTDVPWHKLSRTRQLLVLEGEDKSYLGVMPYLEKMRKEMKKGHHRFFTRRFMGDAMCRACGGSRLRSEALAVRLQGMTLGEFGVLSVEDALKKAEGIRLSQAAAAMAGEVRDEVLHRLRFLDRVGLGYLTLDRLTRTLSGGEAQRIHLANALGSRLVDTLYVLDEPTCGLHAGDVDRLIATLHDLVRGGNTVVVVEHDLAVLKAAEHFVELGPGAGTNGGHIVYQGPLRELVAGGDSVTARHLRGEVAGRPARARRKPGTQALVIKGARLHNLREIDVKIPLQRFVALTGISGSGKSSLMNGCLHDGLTARAAGGSGRAFPFSAIQGAHGVGKVVRVDQTPIGKTSRSNPATYLQILAPIRELFAQAKESIARGYTPGRFSFNTAGGRCSNCQGMGYHRVEMQFMADITVPCEDCRGSRFNQSTLEITYKGRNIAQVLDLTIDEALKFFGDVPAVSQRLWLLKKVGLSYLTLGQPAPTLSGGESQRLKVARELAMPSGKHNLYLLDEPTTGLHAEDVRALVAVLHELVEQKHSVLVIEHNLDLIAQADWIIDLGPGGGRHGGRVVAQGTPEEVAAVADSPTGRFLAGRLAGA